Proteins from a single region of Deinococcus fonticola:
- a CDS encoding CheR family methyltransferase has product MPTLNMGTPLPAQEPLESIELSLLLEGVYRVTGHDFRGYASATIHRRVIHAVAQEGLSSVSALLARVMHDPAAMTRLRETLSINVTEMFRDPSFFRALREQVLPVLRTHPFIRIWHAGCSTGEEVYSLAILLEEAGLLGRTRLYATDMHVPALNAAKRGIYRLDKLEGYARNYQEAGGKGELKQYFTTQYDHALIRADLRQHVIWGEHNLVTDSSFNEFHLILCRNVLIYFDKPLQEHVKTLLWQSLMPFGMLGLGHHETLDFSAVAPKFETLSLSEKLYRRIA; this is encoded by the coding sequence ATGCCCACCCTGAACATGGGCACGCCGCTGCCTGCTCAGGAACCGCTGGAGAGCATCGAACTCTCGTTGCTGCTCGAAGGGGTGTACCGCGTGACCGGGCACGACTTCCGGGGCTACGCCAGCGCCACCATTCACCGCCGCGTGATTCACGCCGTGGCCCAGGAAGGCCTGAGCAGCGTCAGCGCCCTGCTGGCCCGGGTCATGCACGACCCCGCGGCCATGACCCGGCTGCGCGAAACGCTCTCGATCAACGTGACCGAGATGTTCCGCGACCCCAGTTTCTTCCGGGCGCTGCGCGAACAGGTGTTGCCGGTGCTGCGCACCCACCCCTTTATTCGCATCTGGCACGCGGGCTGCTCTACCGGCGAGGAGGTGTACTCGCTGGCGATTTTGCTGGAGGAAGCTGGCCTGCTGGGCCGAACGCGCCTGTACGCCACCGACATGCACGTGCCTGCCCTGAACGCTGCCAAACGCGGCATTTATCGCCTGGACAAACTGGAAGGTTACGCCCGCAACTACCAGGAAGCCGGCGGCAAAGGCGAATTGAAACAGTACTTCACCACCCAGTACGACCACGCCCTGATTCGCGCCGACCTGCGCCAGCACGTGATCTGGGGCGAGCACAATCTGGTGACCGACAGTTCCTTCAACGAGTTTCACCTGATCCTGTGCCGCAACGTCCTGATCTACTTTGACAAGCCCCTGCAGGAGCATGTCAAGACGCTGCTGTGGCAAAGCCTGATGCCGTTCGGCATGCTGGGTCTGGGTCACCACGAAACGCTGGATTTCAGCGCGGTGGCCCCCAAATTCGAGACGCTGAGCCTCAGTGAGAAACTGTACCGGAGAATCGCCTGA
- a CDS encoding sensor histidine kinase has translation MPNSHLRKAKILIVDDQDSKRLALASALEVLGQEIVMVSSGREALRAILRDDFAVILLDVRMPGMDGFETAGLIRSRQQTESTPIIFVTAHDRAESDMLGGYHLGAVDFIFAPIQADVLRAKVSVFVELHRKTMTVQAHERRLRQLEARQAQHELQKLSSAIEQSADPVVITNRDGLIEYVNAAFEQVTGYPPEEAIGQSIALLESGEHPTEYHDQMWDTIRQGKVYRGEFISRRKDGSLYHEEKTITPIRDADGLITHYVSTGKDVTERRRMEEELRVLNASLEQRVRERTAQLEDVNHELEAYAYSISHDLRTPLRHIGSFVDLLGRNHQDDLPETARRYLKIIRDGAGQMEALIDGLLDFARTGRHEMRVQTVNLSVLLREVIHDLDQHHAGAGVQWTVQPLPEVCGDLISLRQVFMNLLSNAVKYSHGQSDPQVEIWATDDDQQVVIHVRDNGVGFNMAYYDKMFRVFQRLHNSVDFEGHGVGLAHVRRIVLRHGGRVWAESQEGQGATFSVALPRKVSAAPPLTLSDPPEHSENTQHV, from the coding sequence ATGCCGAACAGCCACCTGCGCAAAGCCAAAATCCTGATTGTGGACGATCAGGACAGCAAACGCCTGGCGCTGGCGTCGGCGCTGGAAGTGCTGGGTCAGGAAATCGTGATGGTGAGCAGTGGCCGCGAAGCCCTGCGGGCCATTCTGCGTGACGACTTCGCGGTCATTCTGCTGGACGTGCGGATGCCGGGCATGGACGGCTTCGAGACGGCCGGCCTGATCCGCAGCCGCCAGCAGACCGAGAGCACTCCCATCATCTTCGTCACCGCGCACGACCGCGCCGAGTCGGACATGCTGGGCGGCTACCACCTGGGCGCGGTGGACTTTATCTTCGCGCCAATTCAGGCGGATGTGCTGCGCGCCAAGGTCAGCGTGTTCGTCGAGCTGCACCGTAAGACCATGACGGTGCAGGCCCACGAGCGCCGCCTGCGCCAGCTTGAAGCGCGGCAGGCCCAGCACGAACTGCAAAAACTGTCCAGCGCCATCGAGCAGTCCGCCGATCCGGTGGTGATCACGAACCGGGACGGTCTGATCGAGTACGTGAACGCCGCCTTCGAGCAGGTCACCGGGTACCCGCCCGAGGAGGCGATAGGCCAGTCCATCGCCCTGCTGGAGTCGGGTGAACACCCGACCGAGTACCATGACCAGATGTGGGACACCATTCGCCAGGGCAAGGTCTACCGGGGCGAATTCATCAGCAGACGCAAGGACGGTTCGCTTTACCACGAGGAAAAGACCATCACGCCCATCCGTGACGCCGACGGCCTGATTACCCACTACGTCAGCACCGGCAAGGACGTGACCGAGCGCAGGCGCATGGAGGAAGAACTGCGCGTGCTGAACGCCTCGCTAGAGCAGCGCGTCCGCGAACGCACCGCGCAACTCGAGGACGTGAACCACGAGCTGGAAGCCTACGCCTACTCCATCTCGCATGACCTCAGAACGCCGCTGCGCCACATCGGCAGTTTCGTCGACCTGCTGGGCCGCAACCACCAGGACGACCTGCCCGAAACCGCCCGCCGTTACCTGAAGATCATCCGCGACGGGGCCGGGCAGATGGAGGCCCTGATCGACGGACTGCTGGACTTCGCCCGCACCGGACGGCACGAAATGCGCGTACAGACCGTCAACCTGTCGGTGCTGCTGCGCGAGGTGATTCATGACCTCGACCAGCACCACGCCGGCGCGGGCGTGCAGTGGACGGTGCAGCCCCTCCCGGAGGTGTGCGGCGACCTGATCTCGCTGCGCCAGGTGTTCATGAACTTGCTGTCCAACGCCGTGAAGTACTCGCACGGCCAGAGTGACCCGCAGGTCGAAATCTGGGCCACAGACGACGACCAGCAGGTGGTCATCCACGTGCGCGACAACGGCGTGGGCTTCAATATGGCGTACTATGACAAGATGTTCCGGGTGTTTCAGCGCCTGCACAACTCGGTGGACTTCGAGGGTCATGGGGTTGGGCTGGCCCATGTGCGCCGCATCGTGCTGCGCCACGGCGGGCGCGTCTGGGCCGAAAGTCAGGAGGGACAGGGCGCGACCTTCAGTGTCGCTTTGCCGCGCAAAGTCAGCGCCGCACCCCCCTTGACCTTAAGCGACCCCCCCGAGCACAGTGAAAACACCCAGCACGTCTGA